The Sebastes umbrosus isolate fSebUmb1 chromosome 19, fSebUmb1.pri, whole genome shotgun sequence genome has a segment encoding these proteins:
- the rhof gene encoding rho-related GTP-binding protein RhoF, producing MTQNRAGTANGTTKKGAELKIVIVGDGGCGKTSLVMVYAKGDFPEKYAPSVFEKYVTTISLGGKEIKLNLYDTAGQEDYDRLRPLSYQEVDLVLVCFDVTNPTSHENVLIKWHPEVKHFCPDTPVILIGCKTDLRKDKECTRKLKAMDQAPITYIQGEETRQVMNAELYLECSAKYQENVEDLFREATKRTFAFHRKQKGKRKKKCVVL from the exons ATGACACAAAACCGTGCAGGGACTGCCAATGGTACCACGAAAAAGGGAGCCGAACTCAAAATTGTGATAGTGGGAGATGGAGGCTGCGGAAAGACATCACTTGTGATGGTTTATGCTAAAGGTGATTTTCCAGAG aaatatgcaCCGTCAGTGTTTGAAAAATATGTCACCACTATCTCTCTGGGAGGAAAAGAGATAAAGCTCAACCTGTATGACACAGCTG GACAGGAAGACTATGACAGACTACGGCCGCTTTCATACCAAGAAGTGGATCTGGTCTTAGTGTGCTTTGATGTGACCAACCCCACCAGCCATGAGAACGTCCTGATAAAG TGGCACCCGGAGGTGAAGCACTTCTGTCCGGACACTCCGGTCATCCTGATTGGCTGCAAGACTGACCTCAGGAAGGATAAAGAGTGTACCAGGAAGCTCAAGGCCATGGATCAGGCGCCCATCACTTACATACAG GGTGAGGAGACGCGGCAGGTGATGAATGCGGAGCTCTACCTCGAGTGTTCGGCAAAGTATCAGGAGAACGTGGAAGACCTTTTCAGGGAGGCCACCAAAAGAACTTTTGCCTTCCATCGAAAACAAAAAggcaagaggaagaagaaatgtGTCGTTTTGTGA
- the tmem120b gene encoding transmembrane protein 120B, whose product MSKPKFQTESEEIDEEYQQLQETHKIYRQKLEELTNLQTTCSSAISKQRKCLKDLSKTLTKCSKACDEKELKLITDIRTQIKDKQNVFFDMEAYLPKKNGLYLNLVLGNVNVTLLSNQAKFAYKDEYEKFKLYMTIILMFGAITCLFFLNWRVTDEIFNFLLVWYYCTLTIRESILMSNGSRIKGWWVSHHYVSTFLSGVMLTWPEGTMYQMFRSQFLAFSIYQSFVQFLQYYYQSGCLYRLRALGERNQLDLTVEGFQSWMWRGLTFLLPFLFFGHFWQLYNSVTLFSLGGHADCKEWQVFMLALTFLILFLGNFLTTLKVVHQKVQKNQGKVQKND is encoded by the exons ATGTCCAAACCGAAGTTTCAGACGGAGTCGGAGGAGATTGACGAGGAGTATCAACAGCTGCAG GAAACTCACAAAATCTACAGACAGAAGCTTGAGGAGCTCACCAACCTTCAGACAACATGCAGCAGCGCCATCAGTAAACAGAGAAAATGCCTAAAAGACTTAAGTAAAACCTTGACCAA GTGTTCAAAAGCATGTGACGAGAAAGAATTGAAACTAATAACAGACATCAGAACACAGATCAAAGATAAACAAAATGTGTTCTTTGATAtggaagcatatttgccaaagAAAAACGG gctGTACCTGAATTTGGTCCTGGGCAACGTGAACGTAACGCTTCTCAGCAACCAGGCAAA ATTTGCCTACAAAGACGAGTATGAGAAGTTCAAGCTTTATATGACAATAATCCTGATGTTCGGAGCAATAACCTGCCTCTTCTTTCTCAACTGGCG AGTCACTGATGAAATCTTCAACTTTTTGCTGGTGTGGTACTACTGCACATTGACCATAAGGGAAAGCATCCTCATGAGCAACGGCTCCAG GATCAAAGGTTGGTGGGTGTCTCACCATTATGTGTCCACCTTTCTGTCCGGTGTGATGCTCACATG GCCAGAGGGGACCATGTATCAGATGTTCAGAAGCCAGTTCCTCGCTTTCTCCATCTATCAGA GCTTTGTCCAGTTCCTCCAGTATTACTACCAGAGCGGCTGCTTATACAGGCTGCGAGCGCTGGGGGAGAGAAATCAGCTGGACCTCACAGTGG AGGGATTTCAGTCCTGGATGTGGAGAGGCCTCACTTTTCTTTTGCCATTCCTCTTTTTTGGCCAT TTTTGGCAGCTTTACAACTCGGTGACCCTGTTTAGCTTGGGAGGACATGCGGACTGTAAGGAATGGCAG gtATTTATGCTGGCACTGACATTTCTCATCCTATTCCTGGGAAATTTCCTCACCACATTAAAAGTCGTCCACCAAAAGGTTCAGAAAAACCAGGGGAAAGTGCAAAAAAATGACTGA